One genomic segment of Burkholderia multivorans ATCC BAA-247 includes these proteins:
- a CDS encoding PLP-dependent aminotransferase family protein, whose product MKRYERLADDLHAQIERGVYRPGDRIPSVRHASRQHRLSVTTVLRAYLLLESRGLIESRPQSGYFVRARLDAPAQAELHASTPAAEPSAVDVSRLVLSTLRSIARDDAVPLGSPYPDASQFPVQRLARYAQAIGRRRTRWGVIDDLPPGNQELIRQIARRYAERGVVVEPGEIVMTIGATEAINLCLQAVAKPGDTIAVESPTFYAMLHAIERLGMRALEVATHPVDGIDLDALERILERERIAACMVMPNFQNPLGFQMSDARKRALVEMLAKHGVPAIESDVYHELHYGDATPSALKSFDRDGLVLHCASFTKSLSPRYRIGWAMPGRYRDQVEKLKFLNTLATPAIEQLAIAEYLKYDGYDFHLRRMRKHYAQQANLMSSMVRRFFPDGTRLSQPQGGYVLWVELPPQVDAMKLYRLALAQRITVGPGHMFSAGADYRHFIRLNYSYPWSRQMEEALKVLGRLAAECAAA is encoded by the coding sequence GTGAAGCGTTACGAACGACTGGCCGACGATCTGCACGCGCAGATCGAACGAGGCGTTTATCGGCCCGGCGACCGGATTCCGTCGGTACGGCACGCGAGCCGCCAGCACCGGCTCAGCGTGACGACCGTGCTGCGCGCGTATCTGCTGCTCGAAAGCCGCGGCCTGATCGAAAGCCGGCCGCAGTCGGGCTATTTCGTACGCGCGCGTCTCGACGCGCCGGCGCAGGCCGAGCTGCATGCGTCGACGCCGGCGGCCGAGCCGTCAGCGGTCGACGTGAGCCGGCTCGTGCTGTCGACGCTGCGTTCGATCGCGCGCGACGATGCGGTGCCGCTCGGTTCGCCGTATCCCGACGCGTCGCAGTTTCCGGTGCAGCGGCTCGCGCGCTACGCGCAGGCGATCGGCCGGCGCCGCACGCGCTGGGGCGTGATCGACGATCTGCCGCCCGGCAACCAGGAACTGATCCGCCAGATCGCGCGCCGCTATGCGGAGCGCGGCGTCGTCGTCGAGCCGGGCGAGATCGTGATGACGATCGGCGCGACCGAAGCGATCAACCTGTGCCTGCAGGCGGTCGCGAAGCCGGGCGATACGATCGCGGTCGAATCGCCGACGTTCTACGCGATGCTGCACGCGATCGAGCGGCTGGGCATGCGCGCGCTCGAAGTCGCGACGCATCCGGTCGACGGCATCGATCTCGACGCGCTCGAACGGATCCTCGAACGCGAGCGCATCGCCGCCTGCATGGTGATGCCGAACTTCCAGAATCCGCTCGGCTTCCAGATGTCCGATGCACGCAAGCGCGCGCTCGTCGAAATGCTCGCGAAGCATGGCGTGCCGGCGATCGAGAGCGACGTCTATCACGAGCTGCACTACGGCGACGCGACGCCGAGCGCGCTGAAGTCGTTCGACCGCGACGGGCTCGTGCTGCATTGCGCGTCGTTTACGAAGAGCCTGTCGCCGCGCTACCGGATCGGCTGGGCGATGCCGGGCCGCTATCGCGACCAGGTCGAGAAGCTGAAATTCCTGAACACGCTCGCGACGCCTGCGATCGAGCAACTGGCGATCGCCGAATATCTGAAATACGACGGCTACGATTTCCATCTGCGGCGCATGCGCAAGCACTACGCGCAGCAGGCGAATCTGATGAGCTCGATGGTGCGGCGATTCTTCCCGGACGGCACGCGGCTGTCGCAGCCGCAGGGCGGCTACGTGCTGTGGGTCGAGTTGCCGCCGCAGGTCGATGCGATGAAGCTGTACCGCCTCGCGCTCGCGCAGCGGATCACGGTCGGGCCGGGCCACATGTTCTCGGCGGGCGCCGATTACCGGCACTTCATCCGGCTCAACTACAGCTATCCATGGTCGCGGCAGATGGAGGAGGCGCTGAAGGTGCTCGGGCGGCTCGCCGCCGAATGCGCGGCCGCGTGA
- a CDS encoding FdhF/YdeP family oxidoreductase, translating to MRKKSATARIEPYTHPAAGWGALKAVTINLIKEKVAGGNYRTLLRQNQPDGFDCPGCAWPDRQHASTFEFCENGVKAVAAEATSKRVTPAFFAEHTVTELLEQSDFELEQHGRLTDPMVYDAQTDRYVPIAWDDAFALIARHLRALPDPNQAAFYTSGRASNEAAFLYQLLVRMYGTNNFPDCSNMCHEATSRGLPASVGVGKGTVTLDDFEHADTLLIFGQNPATNHPRMLGELRECAKRGATIVSINPLKERGLERFADPQSPLEMLTMSGTRIASTFIQPTLGGDFALIKGVAKRVLELDDAARAAGAPRVLDTAFIDAHTAGFDAFADDLRAENWAALTAESGVPYEQIDALAQLYARSERVIATWGMGITQHKHSVATVQMLTNLMLMRGNIGRPGAGLCPVRGHSNVQGNRTVGIEEKPTLSFLERLGRVFDFEPPREHGYDVVETIEAMLDGRVKVLIGLGGNFAMATPDTPRTWEGMRRCNLTVHITTKLNRSHLIHGRDALILPTLGRTEVDLQDNVPQGVTVEDSMSMVHVSYGMNRPASPNLMSEPAIVAHIGHALFGSDKVDWLAYKNDYAKIRDAIEATLDGFYDYNARIARPGGFHLRVASRDREWLTPNGKANFIAHALPTDTPIQRARALHGERLMTLMTTRSHDQYNTTVYGLDDRYRGVFGQRRVVFANRDDLAMLGLKAGDWVDIETVWHDGIERRANGFLLVEYDIPRGCIGAYYPETNPLVPLDSVGDVCNTPTSKSIPVLLHRAAAPTPVAA from the coding sequence ATGAGAAAGAAATCCGCCACCGCGCGCATCGAGCCGTACACCCACCCCGCCGCCGGCTGGGGCGCGCTGAAAGCCGTCACGATCAACCTGATCAAGGAGAAGGTCGCCGGCGGCAACTACCGCACGCTGCTGCGTCAGAACCAGCCCGACGGCTTCGACTGCCCGGGCTGCGCGTGGCCCGATCGGCAGCACGCATCGACCTTCGAATTCTGCGAGAACGGCGTGAAGGCCGTCGCGGCCGAAGCGACGAGCAAGCGCGTGACGCCGGCGTTCTTCGCCGAACACACGGTGACCGAACTGCTCGAACAGTCGGATTTCGAACTCGAGCAGCACGGCCGGCTCACCGATCCGATGGTGTACGACGCGCAGACCGACCGCTACGTGCCGATCGCGTGGGACGACGCGTTCGCGCTGATCGCGCGGCATCTGCGCGCGCTGCCCGACCCGAATCAGGCCGCGTTCTACACGTCCGGCCGCGCGAGCAACGAAGCGGCGTTCCTGTATCAGCTGCTCGTGCGGATGTACGGGACCAACAACTTTCCCGACTGCTCGAACATGTGCCACGAGGCGACGAGCCGCGGGCTGCCGGCGTCGGTCGGCGTCGGCAAGGGCACGGTCACGCTCGACGATTTCGAACATGCGGACACGCTGCTGATCTTCGGTCAGAACCCGGCGACCAACCATCCGCGCATGCTCGGCGAACTCCGTGAATGCGCGAAGCGCGGCGCGACGATCGTGTCGATCAATCCGCTGAAGGAGCGCGGGCTGGAGCGTTTCGCCGATCCGCAAAGCCCGCTCGAGATGCTGACGATGTCGGGCACGCGGATCGCCTCGACCTTCATCCAGCCGACGCTCGGCGGCGACTTCGCGCTGATCAAGGGCGTCGCGAAACGCGTGCTCGAACTCGACGACGCGGCGCGCGCCGCCGGTGCACCGCGCGTGCTCGACACCGCGTTCATCGACGCGCACACGGCCGGCTTCGACGCGTTCGCCGACGATCTGCGCGCCGAAAACTGGGCCGCGCTGACCGCCGAAAGCGGCGTGCCGTACGAGCAGATCGACGCGCTCGCGCAGCTTTACGCGCGCAGCGAGCGCGTGATCGCGACGTGGGGCATGGGGATCACGCAGCACAAGCATTCGGTCGCGACCGTGCAGATGCTGACGAACCTGATGCTGATGCGCGGCAACATCGGCCGGCCCGGCGCGGGGCTGTGCCCCGTGCGCGGCCATTCGAACGTGCAGGGCAACCGCACGGTCGGCATCGAGGAAAAGCCGACGCTGTCGTTCCTCGAACGGCTCGGCCGCGTGTTCGACTTCGAGCCGCCGCGCGAACACGGGTACGACGTCGTCGAGACGATCGAGGCGATGCTCGACGGCCGCGTGAAGGTCCTGATCGGCCTCGGCGGCAACTTCGCGATGGCGACGCCCGACACGCCGCGCACGTGGGAAGGGATGCGCCGCTGCAATCTGACGGTGCACATCACGACGAAGCTGAACCGCAGCCATCTGATCCACGGCCGCGACGCGCTGATCCTGCCGACGCTCGGTCGCACCGAGGTCGACCTGCAGGACAACGTGCCGCAAGGCGTCACCGTCGAAGATTCGATGAGCATGGTGCACGTCTCGTACGGGATGAACCGGCCCGCGTCGCCGAACCTGATGTCGGAGCCCGCGATCGTCGCGCATATCGGTCACGCGCTGTTCGGCAGCGACAAGGTCGACTGGCTCGCGTACAAGAACGACTACGCGAAGATTCGCGACGCGATCGAAGCGACGCTCGACGGCTTCTACGACTACAACGCGCGCATCGCGCGGCCTGGCGGCTTTCATTTGCGCGTCGCATCGCGCGACCGCGAGTGGCTGACGCCGAACGGCAAGGCGAACTTCATCGCGCACGCGCTGCCGACCGACACGCCGATCCAGCGCGCACGTGCCCTGCACGGCGAGCGGCTGATGACGCTGATGACCACGCGCTCGCACGACCAGTACAACACGACCGTCTACGGTCTCGACGACCGCTATCGCGGCGTGTTCGGCCAGCGTCGCGTCGTGTTCGCGAACCGCGACGATCTCGCGATGCTCGGCCTGAAGGCGGGCGACTGGGTCGACATCGAAACCGTGTGGCACGACGGCATCGAGCGCCGCGCGAACGGCTTCCTGCTCGTCGAATACGACATTCCGCGCGGCTGCATCGGCGCGTACTACCCGGAAACGAATCCGCTCGTGCCGCTCGACAGCGTCGGCGACGTCTGCAACACGCCGACCTCGAAATCGATTCCGGTGCTGCTGCATCGCGCCGCCGCGCCGACCCCGGTCGCCGCGTGA
- a CDS encoding DHA2 family efflux MFS transporter permease subunit: protein MSDERTQPAPARAGGGLDPSIWKVSAVAMLGSLLSQLDATIVNVSLSSVATDLHTSLSTIQWVTSGYLLALTLVLPLNGWLVDRIGAKALYLWCFSAFTVTSALCGLAWSAPSLIAFRALQGMSGGLLAPMAQMMIARVAGQQMARVIGYAAVPVLLAPILGPVVAGAILQHMSWRWLFLVNLPVGLLALALAAWLLPGDREETQPRALDWIGLSLLSPGLVLFLYGVERIGEALGIAALAAAALLLVAFLRVETRKGDRALLDLALFRRKVFGAAASTQFLSNGALFAGQMLIPVFLIQACGRSPGEMGWLLAPMGLGMLVTYPSMGALTGWFGVRRLAAAGAMLALLATLPFVYLALRGYDPVVLVPALFLRGMGQSAIGAPSITAAYASVERRDLPMATTSLNIVQRLGGPTLTTLCTLFLAWRLRVDHAAGGDAHGTAYAWAFGLLCVLHASSFVTALRLPLWSAGAGGRRAAPASNDSR from the coding sequence GTGAGCGACGAACGTACGCAACCGGCGCCGGCCCGCGCGGGCGGCGGACTCGATCCGTCGATCTGGAAGGTCAGCGCGGTGGCGATGCTGGGCTCGCTGCTGTCGCAGCTCGACGCGACGATCGTCAACGTGTCGCTGTCGAGCGTCGCGACGGATCTGCACACGAGCCTGTCGACGATCCAGTGGGTCACGAGCGGCTATCTGCTCGCCCTGACGCTGGTGCTGCCGCTGAACGGCTGGCTCGTCGACCGGATCGGCGCGAAGGCGCTGTACTTGTGGTGCTTCTCCGCGTTCACGGTGACGTCGGCGCTGTGCGGGCTCGCGTGGTCCGCGCCGTCGCTGATCGCGTTTCGCGCGTTGCAAGGCATGAGCGGCGGACTGCTCGCGCCGATGGCGCAGATGATGATCGCGCGCGTCGCGGGCCAGCAGATGGCGCGCGTGATCGGCTATGCGGCCGTGCCCGTGCTGCTCGCGCCGATCCTCGGCCCGGTCGTCGCGGGCGCGATCCTGCAGCACATGTCGTGGCGCTGGCTGTTTCTCGTGAACCTGCCGGTCGGCCTGCTCGCGCTTGCGCTCGCTGCCTGGCTCCTGCCCGGCGATCGCGAAGAAACGCAGCCGCGAGCGCTCGACTGGATCGGGCTGTCGCTGTTGTCGCCGGGGCTCGTACTGTTCCTGTACGGCGTCGAGCGCATCGGCGAGGCGCTCGGCATCGCGGCACTCGCCGCCGCGGCGCTGCTGCTCGTTGCCTTCCTGCGCGTCGAAACGCGCAAGGGCGATCGCGCGCTGCTCGATCTCGCGCTGTTTCGCCGCAAGGTGTTCGGCGCGGCGGCCTCGACGCAGTTCCTGTCGAACGGCGCGCTGTTCGCGGGCCAGATGCTGATTCCGGTGTTCCTGATCCAGGCGTGCGGCCGTTCGCCCGGCGAGATGGGCTGGCTGCTCGCGCCGATGGGACTCGGCATGCTCGTCACCTATCCGTCGATGGGCGCGCTGACGGGCTGGTTCGGCGTGCGGCGGCTCGCCGCCGCGGGCGCGATGCTCGCGCTGCTCGCGACACTGCCGTTCGTCTATCTCGCACTGCGCGGCTACGATCCCGTCGTGCTCGTGCCCGCGCTATTCCTGCGCGGGATGGGACAGAGCGCGATCGGCGCGCCGTCCATTACGGCTGCTTATGCGTCGGTCGAACGCCGCGACCTGCCGATGGCGACCACGTCGCTCAATATCGTGCAGCGCCTCGGCGGGCCGACGTTGACGACGCTCTGCACGCTGTTTCTCGCATGGCGGCTGCGGGTCGATCACGCGGCGGGCGGCGACGCGCACGGTACCGCTTACGCCTGGGCGTTCGGCCTGCTGTGCGTGCTGCACGCGTCGAGTTTCGTCACCGCGCTGCGCCTGCCGCTGTGGTCCGCCGGCGCAGGCGGCCGCCGCGCGGCACCGGCATCAAACGACTCGCGTTGA
- a CDS encoding bestrophin family protein, with the protein MIVRPREHWLRMLLVWNGSVLPTILPQLVLTLVISLVAVWGGGRVLGEKVPLNPTPFTLIGLTLAIFAGFRNNASYDRYREARQLWGGVLTAARTLTSQALCYGAVSADAHERRAFVRRVIAFVYALKHQLRGTDPADDLRPLLDDATHARVAAARFRPVAIVHELRAAFAARADAGRLAETRLWMLDARLDDLVSMVSGCERIASTPIPFSYDVLLHRTIYAYCVLLPFGLVDSIGAATPFVTVFVAYTLIALDAIAHAIAEPFGDGPNHLALDAIARQIERTLLELNREPLPAEVTPVKAYRLS; encoded by the coding sequence ATGATCGTTCGTCCGCGCGAGCACTGGCTGCGCATGCTGCTGGTGTGGAACGGCTCGGTGCTGCCGACGATCCTGCCGCAGCTCGTGCTGACGCTCGTCATCAGCCTGGTCGCTGTCTGGGGCGGCGGCCGCGTGCTCGGCGAGAAGGTGCCGCTGAACCCGACGCCATTTACGCTGATCGGCCTGACGCTCGCGATCTTCGCGGGCTTCCGCAACAACGCCAGCTACGATCGCTACCGGGAGGCGCGGCAGCTGTGGGGCGGCGTGCTGACCGCCGCGCGCACGCTGACGTCGCAGGCGCTCTGCTACGGCGCGGTTTCGGCCGACGCGCATGAGCGGCGCGCGTTCGTGCGCCGCGTCATCGCGTTCGTCTATGCGCTCAAGCACCAGTTGCGCGGCACCGATCCGGCCGACGATCTGCGCCCGCTGCTCGACGACGCGACCCACGCGCGCGTCGCCGCCGCGCGGTTTCGTCCCGTCGCGATCGTGCACGAGCTGCGCGCCGCCTTCGCGGCGCGCGCCGACGCTGGCCGGCTCGCCGAGACGCGGCTGTGGATGCTCGATGCGCGTCTCGACGATCTCGTCTCGATGGTCAGCGGCTGCGAGCGCATCGCGTCGACGCCGATCCCGTTCTCGTACGACGTGCTGCTGCATCGGACGATCTACGCATACTGCGTGCTGCTGCCGTTCGGCCTCGTCGATTCGATCGGCGCGGCGACGCCGTTCGTCACGGTATTCGTCGCCTACACGCTGATCGCGCTCGACGCGATCGCGCATGCGATCGCCGAGCCGTTCGGCGACGGGCCCAACCATCTCGCGCTCGATGCGATCGCGCGGCAGATCGAGCGCACGCTGCTCGAACTGAACCGCGAGCCGCTGCCGGCGGAAGTGACGCCGGTCAAGGCGTATCGGCTCAGCTGA
- a CDS encoding mechanosensitive ion channel family protein — translation MTLNESWFAPLVGTLVLLAAAGVVTAAVHFLLFRVVARLARRSATRIDDALFQFGAFKWLNRIVPFVVIKLGLGAVPGLPDAAAQAADKVLFALIVFVVTMTISATLSALEHTYRTTRREQPRLSLKGAMQLVKLVMFITAALVVIGDATGKQIGLLLSGIGAMSAVLMLIFKDTLLGLVAGVQLSSNDMLRIGDWITMPSAGADGTVIDITLNTVKVANFDHTIITVPTWKLITESYQNWRGMTEAGGRRIKRALFIDATSVRFLTNDEIARLERLTLLKDYLDEKVDAIAQWNGALGAAAECPANRRQLTNLGTFRAYVANYLQWHPRIRRDMTCMARQLPLTAEGIPLELYCFTDTTTWVDYEAIQSDLFDHLIAVLPEFGLRVYQHPSGFDMREMTGAMRADARRAAAESSDDPETAIAA, via the coding sequence ATGACTTTGAATGAATCCTGGTTCGCGCCGCTCGTCGGCACGCTCGTCCTGCTCGCTGCCGCCGGCGTCGTCACCGCGGCCGTCCATTTCCTGCTGTTTCGCGTCGTCGCGCGGCTCGCGCGGCGCTCGGCCACGCGCATCGACGATGCGCTGTTCCAGTTCGGCGCGTTCAAGTGGCTGAACCGCATCGTCCCGTTCGTCGTGATCAAGCTCGGGCTCGGCGCGGTGCCCGGCCTGCCGGACGCCGCCGCGCAGGCCGCCGACAAGGTGCTGTTCGCGCTGATCGTGTTCGTCGTCACGATGACGATCAGCGCGACGCTCTCCGCGCTCGAGCATACGTACCGCACGACGCGCCGCGAACAGCCGCGCCTGTCGCTGAAAGGCGCAATGCAACTCGTCAAGCTCGTGATGTTCATCACGGCCGCGCTCGTCGTGATCGGCGACGCGACCGGCAAGCAGATCGGGCTGCTGCTGTCCGGCATCGGGGCGATGTCGGCGGTGCTGATGCTGATCTTCAAGGACACGCTGCTCGGGCTCGTCGCCGGCGTGCAGCTGTCGTCGAACGACATGCTGCGAATCGGCGACTGGATCACGATGCCGTCCGCCGGCGCGGACGGCACGGTGATCGACATCACGCTGAACACCGTGAAAGTCGCGAACTTCGATCACACGATCATCACCGTGCCGACCTGGAAACTCATCACCGAGAGCTATCAGAACTGGCGCGGGATGACCGAAGCGGGCGGCCGCCGGATCAAGCGCGCGCTGTTCATCGACGCGACGAGCGTGCGCTTTCTGACGAACGACGAGATCGCGCGGCTCGAACGGCTCACGCTGCTGAAGGACTATCTGGACGAAAAGGTCGACGCGATCGCTCAATGGAACGGCGCGCTCGGCGCGGCGGCCGAGTGCCCGGCAAATCGCCGCCAGCTGACGAACCTCGGCACGTTTCGCGCATACGTCGCGAACTATCTGCAGTGGCATCCGCGCATCCGCCGCGACATGACCTGCATGGCGCGCCAGCTGCCGCTCACCGCCGAGGGCATTCCGCTCGAGCTGTACTGCTTCACCGACACGACGACGTGGGTCGACTATGAAGCGATCCAGTCGGATCTGTTCGACCATCTGATCGCGGTGCTGCCGGAGTTCGGGCTGCGCGTCTACCAGCATCCGTCGGGATTCGACATGCGCGAGATGACGGGTGCCATGCGTGCCGATGCACGCCGCGCCGCCGCCGAATCGAGCGACGACCCGGAAACCGCGATCGCCGCATAG